In Candidatus Methylomirabilota bacterium, the following proteins share a genomic window:
- a CDS encoding methyltransferase type 11, with protein MGYKKARYVPALGWDILTPLYDPLVRLTTREMHFKGRLLDEADIKGAARILDVGCGTGTLLLLARRRSQSLLALGLDGDMNVLDIARSKAYRYAEQISLVQAFCFDIPFVDGAFDRVFSSLMLHHLTRSEKVRTLNEIHRVLRPGGELHVADWGRPHNPLMRMLAFSVRLGDSFARTTDNIHGRLPTLFHNAGFEEVSEFARFATLYGTLSLYKGRKPLTAPPQRCADNSAATAVASV; from the coding sequence ATGGGGTATAAGAAGGCGCGATATGTTCCGGCGTTGGGCTGGGATATCCTCACCCCGCTGTATGATCCTCTGGTCCGCCTGACGACACGCGAAATGCACTTCAAGGGTCGCCTCCTGGATGAAGCCGACATCAAAGGGGCCGCTCGGATCCTGGATGTCGGATGCGGTACGGGAACGCTGCTCCTGCTGGCAAGGCGCAGGTCACAATCTCTGTTGGCGCTCGGTCTTGATGGTGATATGAACGTATTGGATATTGCGAGGTCGAAGGCCTACCGATATGCCGAGCAGATCTCGCTGGTCCAGGCGTTCTGCTTCGACATCCCTTTCGTCGACGGGGCGTTCGATCGGGTCTTCTCGAGCCTGATGTTGCACCATCTGACGCGATCCGAAAAGGTTCGAACGCTGAATGAGATCCATCGTGTCCTGCGCCCCGGGGGGGAACTGCACGTTGCCGATTGGGGGCGACCGCACAACCCGTTGATGCGTATGCTGGCGTTCTCTGTGCGCCTCGGCGATAGTTTCGCCCGGACCACCGACAATATACATGGGCGACTGCCGACGCTTTTCCATAACGCTGGGTTTGAAGAGGTATCGGAATTCGCCAGATTCGCGACGTTGTACGGGACCTTGTCGTTGTATAAAGGGCGCAAACCACTGACGGCCCCCCCTCAGCGGTGCGCCGACAACAGCGCTGCAACGGCGGTCGCGAGTGTCTAG
- a CDS encoding response regulator, translating to MNGKLILHVEDNQYNRKIIRDLLAKNCYEIVEAHNGEAALDLLARRRPDLILMDIQLPKLSGLEITRRIRTDPALAQIPVIAITSFALSGDDRLALEAGCNAYISKPFRPRELMAIIRRFLDS from the coding sequence GTGAACGGGAAGCTGATCCTACATGTCGAGGACAACCAATATAATCGAAAGATCATCAGGGACCTTCTGGCGAAGAATTGTTACGAGATCGTGGAGGCTCACAATGGGGAGGCGGCACTCGATCTGCTGGCTCGTCGGCGCCCCGATCTTATTCTGATGGATATTCAGTTACCTAAACTCTCCGGACTTGAGATCACCCGCAGGATCAGGACCGATCCTGCATTGGCCCAGATCCCGGTGATCGCCATCACCTCGTTTGCCCTGAGCGGCGATGATCGACTGGCCCTTGAGGCGGGTTGCAATGCCTATATCTCAAAGCCCTTCAGGCCGCGGGAATTGATGGCGATCATTCGGCGCTTCTTGGATTCGTAG
- a CDS encoding DNA mismatch repair protein MutS — translation MHEPLLTAVGKELSVRSAKAAATGEGVLDESTFNTIEVDRLFDAVNHASTITGQATLYRSLAHPLNSIETIRAKQEALKELDSNADLRARVEALVEHAANHEAEFYRLMFGNFVGTFGDPKGKMDTGGYGHKTYRQGTELMLGLVKGAHSLPTPESSYLRARLDTLKAFGSTRSHALMKGPAYLTERAIKTRAEKWLLTPAIKFRPTLFKPRLIVLLVIALGLFLHYAPTALGISPAAMPAVLVFLLPSFMLYGPIVGGFDRDSIIYPLRDGYRDSHDVQQALEALGQIDELLSFSRYANAFGSPMVLPELLDSDRHRLTLKTVRNPILGKGNTDYVPNDINLNDVRLTFVTGPNGGGKTAFCKTLAQIQLLTQIGCYVPAESAQLSVADRIFYQAPESNTLADREGRFGTELQRTKAIFFASSPKSLVILDELAEGTTYQEKLEISHTILGGFYQVGNNTILVTHNYELADQFRQRDVGLYRQAEFVHGAPTHRLVEGISRISHAHKVAERIGFAKEHIEKHLVERGYGSDPTTTPEKDGSIAD, via the coding sequence ATGCATGAACCACTTCTAACAGCGGTCGGCAAGGAATTATCCGTTCGCTCGGCGAAAGCGGCGGCGACAGGGGAAGGCGTCCTCGATGAGAGCACGTTTAATACCATCGAGGTGGATCGACTCTTTGACGCGGTCAATCACGCCAGCACCATTACCGGGCAGGCGACACTCTACCGCTCGCTGGCCCACCCGTTGAATTCGATCGAGACTATCAGGGCCAAGCAGGAGGCGCTTAAAGAGCTGGACTCCAACGCCGATCTGAGGGCACGCGTCGAAGCACTGGTGGAGCATGCGGCGAACCATGAAGCGGAATTTTATCGGCTCATGTTCGGGAACTTCGTCGGTACCTTCGGCGACCCTAAAGGTAAGATGGATACAGGTGGCTATGGGCATAAGACGTACCGGCAAGGGACGGAACTGATGCTCGGTCTCGTCAAGGGCGCTCACAGCCTGCCGACCCCGGAAAGCTCCTATCTGCGCGCCCGATTGGACACACTCAAGGCGTTTGGTTCCACACGATCGCATGCCTTGATGAAAGGTCCTGCCTACCTGACGGAGCGGGCCATTAAAACCAGGGCTGAAAAGTGGCTGCTGACCCCAGCCATCAAATTCCGACCAACCCTCTTCAAGCCACGATTGATCGTCCTGCTCGTGATAGCATTAGGCCTTTTCCTACATTATGCCCCTACTGCTCTCGGGATATCTCCAGCAGCGATGCCGGCCGTCCTAGTGTTCCTGCTCCCCTCGTTCATGCTGTATGGACCGATTGTTGGCGGTTTTGACCGGGACAGTATCATCTACCCCTTGCGAGATGGCTATCGAGACTCCCACGACGTACAGCAGGCGCTAGAGGCGTTGGGGCAGATCGATGAACTGCTATCCTTCAGCCGGTATGCCAACGCCTTTGGAAGCCCAATGGTACTACCAGAGCTGCTTGATTCGGATCGACACAGGCTGACTTTAAAGACCGTCAGGAATCCGATCCTGGGGAAGGGCAATACCGATTACGTGCCCAACGATATCAACCTGAACGACGTAAGGTTGACGTTTGTGACCGGCCCGAACGGCGGCGGTAAGACCGCATTCTGCAAGACGCTCGCCCAGATACAACTCCTGACGCAGATTGGGTGCTATGTGCCGGCTGAATCTGCGCAGCTCTCGGTGGCCGATCGGATCTTCTATCAGGCGCCAGAAAGCAATACACTGGCCGACCGGGAGGGGCGCTTCGGGACCGAGTTGCAGCGCACGAAGGCCATCTTTTTCGCCTCGTCACCCAAGAGCCTGGTCATTCTGGATGAGCTGGCGGAAGGCACGACCTATCAGGAGAAATTGGAAATCTCCCATACCATCCTCGGTGGATTTTATCAGGTCGGCAACAACACGATCCTGGTGACCCACAATTACGAGCTGGCGGACCAGTTTCGACAACGAGACGTCGGTCTGTATCGTCAGGCCGAGTTCGTCCATGGCGCCCCCACCCATCGACTGGTCGAGGGGATCTCTCGGATCAGCCACGCCCACAAGGTCGCGGAGCGCATCGGCTTTGCGAAAGAACATATCGAGAAGCACCTGGTCGAGCGCGGCTACGGCAGCGACCCCACTACCACGCCCGAAAAGGACGGCTCAATCGCGGATTGA
- the nadC gene encoding nicotinate-nucleotide diphosphorylase (carboxylating): protein MPLSLVRFSRQEALRRFLEEDIGRGDVTTLAIVPPDQQAIGHFMAKAPLVLAGIDLVIETLTLLDEDVRVESRRHDGDRLGEGDQVASVRGHARALLTGERVATNLLQRLCGIATITRRFVETIAGTQAKILDTRKTTPGLRVFEKYAVTMGGGVNHRFGLDDAILIKDNHIRLAGGIGAAIETARRHESRAHRFEVEVTTLDELQEALRYELDAVLLDNMNPETVRQAVACVRAHEHGRKIIVEASGGMTLDTVRAFAEAGVDWISIGALTHTAAAVDMSFKIYPV from the coding sequence ATGCCCCTCTCCCTCGTTCGGTTCAGCCGTCAAGAGGCCCTCAGAAGATTTCTTGAAGAGGACATCGGTCGGGGCGATGTGACAACCCTCGCCATTGTGCCGCCCGATCAACAGGCAATCGGTCATTTCATGGCCAAGGCGCCCCTTGTCCTGGCCGGCATCGATCTGGTCATCGAGACCCTGACCCTCTTGGATGAAGATGTCAGGGTCGAGAGCCGGCGCCATGACGGCGATCGGCTCGGTGAAGGCGACCAGGTCGCGTCCGTCCGTGGTCATGCCAGGGCCTTGCTTACCGGCGAACGGGTCGCGACCAATCTGCTCCAGCGCCTGTGCGGAATCGCCACGATAACCAGACGGTTCGTCGAGACTATTGCGGGAACACAGGCCAAAATTCTCGATACACGAAAAACCACGCCAGGGCTGCGGGTCTTTGAGAAATATGCGGTCACCATGGGCGGCGGGGTTAATCATCGCTTTGGACTTGACGACGCCATCCTGATCAAGGATAACCACATCAGGTTGGCGGGCGGGATCGGCGCCGCAATTGAAACGGCCAGACGACATGAGAGTCGCGCGCACCGGTTCGAGGTGGAGGTCACCACGCTCGACGAGTTGCAAGAGGCGCTTCGATATGAGCTTGACGCGGTGCTGCTCGATAATATGAACCCGGAGACGGTTCGACAGGCGGTCGCCTGCGTGCGGGCTCACGAACATGGCAGAAAGATCATTGTCGAGGCGTCGGGCGGCATGACCCTCGATACGGTTCGGGCATTCGCCGAGGCCGGCGTCGACTGGATCTCTATCGGCGCCTTGACCCATACCGCCGCAGCCGTTGATATGAGCTTCAAGATCTACCCCGTATGA
- a CDS encoding Fis family transcriptional regulator: MEPYRTKVLIVDDDPSARKILQGRLRMINVQAITASNGPEALEQIRRERPGVVLLDLQMPKMSGIDVLRTVKREGLETTVIVVTAHATVETAVEAMKEGAYDFITKPVDSQHLRIVLGKALERESLRAQSRALQTEMEGRLVQVVAENPAMKHLLQLARRAAGSNSTILLLGESGTGKEVLARSIHQWSPRAHYPFTVVNCVAIPEQLLESELFGHERGAFTGAHQLKRGKFEVADQGTIFLDEIGEVPTGIQTKLLRVLQDHGFERVGGTRAIKADIRVIAATNSDLERAVREGRFREDLYYRLNVVSLKLPPLRERKEDIPALIHHFLKKYAGELKKPLKQPTPDAMNDLIAYHWPGNVRELENVIERAMVLSVADQIGRDDLPLQITAGPHRESFKDKGFHETVKEFKRWVIQDALKRSQGNQTKAAERLGLQRTYLAKLVRLLQIKADPSLTEKERS; the protein is encoded by the coding sequence ATGGAACCATATCGAACCAAAGTATTGATCGTCGATGATGATCCGTCGGCCAGAAAGATTCTCCAAGGTCGGTTGCGAATGATAAACGTGCAGGCCATTACCGCCTCCAACGGCCCTGAGGCCCTCGAACAGATTCGCCGGGAGAGACCTGGGGTTGTCCTGCTTGACCTCCAGATGCCGAAGATGTCAGGCATCGACGTCCTGAGGACCGTAAAGCGCGAAGGGCTCGAGACGACCGTCATAGTCGTGACTGCGCACGCAACCGTTGAAACGGCTGTCGAGGCGATGAAGGAGGGCGCCTATGACTTCATCACCAAGCCCGTCGACTCACAACATCTGAGAATCGTTTTAGGGAAGGCCCTCGAGCGGGAGTCTTTGCGGGCGCAGAGCCGTGCCTTGCAGACGGAAATGGAGGGTCGTCTCGTCCAGGTCGTCGCCGAAAATCCCGCTATGAAACATCTGCTGCAGCTCGCCCGCCGCGCGGCCGGCAGCAATTCAACTATTCTGCTCCTGGGCGAAAGCGGAACCGGCAAAGAGGTCCTGGCCAGAAGCATTCACCAGTGGAGTCCGCGGGCGCACTATCCCTTCACTGTCGTCAATTGCGTAGCCATCCCGGAGCAGTTGTTGGAAAGCGAGCTCTTCGGCCATGAACGAGGGGCCTTTACCGGCGCCCACCAACTCAAGAGGGGGAAGTTTGAGGTTGCGGATCAGGGGACGATATTCCTCGACGAAATCGGTGAGGTTCCGACCGGTATTCAGACAAAGCTCCTCCGCGTCTTACAAGACCACGGATTTGAGCGTGTGGGGGGAACTCGGGCGATTAAAGCCGATATTCGCGTAATTGCCGCCACGAACAGCGACCTTGAACGGGCCGTACGGGAGGGTCGGTTTCGTGAAGATCTCTACTATCGACTGAATGTCGTCAGTTTGAAGTTACCGCCGCTCAGAGAACGGAAAGAGGATATTCCCGCACTTATACATCACTTTTTGAAAAAATACGCCGGCGAGTTGAAAAAGCCCCTCAAGCAACCGACCCCGGACGCCATGAATGATTTGATCGCATACCATTGGCCGGGCAATGTACGTGAACTGGAAAATGTCATCGAGCGAGCTATGGTATTGAGCGTTGCCGACCAGATCGGCCGGGACGACCTGCCACTCCAAATCACTGCGGGCCCGCACCGCGAATCGTTCAAAGACAAGGGATTTCACGAAACGGTCAAGGAGTTCAAGCGGTGGGTGATTCAGGACGCGCTCAAGCGCTCGCAAGGCAATCAGACCAAAGCGGCCGAGCGTCTTGGACTGCAGCGCACCTACCTCGCTAAACTGGTTCGCCTGCTTCAGATTAAAGCAGATCCGAGTCTCACCGAAAAAGAGCGCTCTTGA
- a CDS encoding sulfide/dihydroorotate dehydrogenase-like FAD/NAD-binding protein, producing MDHFDWDNAFIVRSEAEYQLHFCQHGQGESETPSRGRYHQDFSILEKRELCPNTFYFKVNAPLLARKIQAGQFIIMRPNYDSERIPLSIAGWDREKGYIEIVIMAAGRTSTEATQKNVGDRFQDVVGPLGQRSHVAKYEGACVVLGGGYGTGAVIPTARDLRALGNKVYGVVGARTKDLLILVDELKAVCDDVFVTTNDGSIGIQGFVTHALDAIMAREKVSMVLAVGPVPMMMAVAKMTEGKGIEAWVSLNAIMVDGTGMCGACRVSVGGKTRFACYHGPDFNAHQVNFDELMKRQRMFVEQEKVAFEAMQR from the coding sequence ATGGATCACTTCGATTGGGATAATGCCTTCATTGTCCGCAGCGAGGCCGAATATCAGCTTCACTTCTGCCAGCACGGTCAGGGTGAAAGCGAGACGCCGTCGAGGGGTAGGTATCACCAGGATTTTTCGATACTCGAAAAGCGGGAGCTGTGTCCCAACACCTTCTACTTCAAGGTGAATGCGCCGCTTTTGGCCAGAAAGATACAGGCCGGTCAGTTTATCATCATGCGGCCCAACTATGACAGCGAGCGCATCCCCCTCTCCATCGCCGGGTGGGACAGGGAGAAGGGGTATATCGAGATCGTCATCATGGCTGCGGGCCGGACCTCCACCGAGGCGACGCAGAAAAACGTCGGCGACCGCTTCCAGGATGTCGTGGGACCGCTGGGCCAACGTTCGCATGTCGCCAAATACGAGGGCGCCTGTGTGGTGCTGGGCGGCGGCTACGGGACCGGCGCCGTCATTCCGACGGCGCGGGATTTGCGGGCGCTCGGCAATAAGGTCTATGGCGTAGTGGGCGCCCGCACCAAGGACCTGTTGATTCTGGTAGACGAACTGAAGGCGGTGTGCGACGACGTGTTCGTGACGACCAATGACGGATCGATCGGCATTCAAGGTTTCGTCACCCACGCGCTGGACGCGATCATGGCGCGGGAAAAGGTCTCCATGGTGTTGGCGGTCGGGCCCGTACCGATGATGATGGCCGTCGCCAAGATGACCGAGGGGAAGGGGATCGAGGCGTGGGTGTCGCTGAACGCCATCATGGTGGACGGCACCGGTATGTGTGGCGCCTGCCGGGTGTCGGTGGGCGGCAAGACCCGATTCGCCTGCTACCACGGACCCGATTTCAACGCGCACCAGGTGAACTTTGACGAGCTGATGAAGCGCCAGCGAATGTTTGTCGAGCAGGAAAAGGTCGCCTTCGAGGCGATGCAGCGATAA
- the gltA gene encoding glutamate synthase (NADPH), homotetrameric — protein MAEASKGLSSKERMKKPRNHMPLHEAGLRILSWEEVPIGYSMEQAQDEAIRCIQCKKPECVPACPVGINIPAFIKLVEEGDVAGAAKKIRETNFLPAACGRVCPQDKQCEAVCVVGKKNDPVGIGNLERFVADYEREHKLDRIPEMPPSTGKRVAVIGSGPAGMTAAYELCSRGHAVTVFEAFHRGGGVMVYGIPRFRLPLEVIDEDLKLLEDMGVEFVYNMVIGKILTIDDLLEKEGFDAVFIGTGAGLPKMLGIPGENLNGIYSANEYLTRIYLMHANEFPQYPTPLYQGKKMAVIGAGNTAMDVLRTGKRLGADVTCYYRRSREEAPARTEELEHAEQEFVDFKWLSNPVEFIGDERHFVRGIRCEVMKLSEPDESGRRKPLPTGEYFVDEVDTVVFSLGCDVNPIIPGVTPDLRTNKWGVVMVDPTTYHTSKKGVFAGGDVITGGSTVILAMGQAKHAARHVHEYLVGQFNYELNIPTDPNAPGIQWEGRFAMAKR, from the coding sequence ATGGCAGAGGCAAGCAAGGGACTCAGTTCAAAGGAGCGGATGAAAAAGCCGCGCAACCACATGCCGCTACATGAGGCAGGGCTGCGCATTCTTTCCTGGGAAGAGGTGCCCATCGGCTACTCGATGGAGCAGGCCCAGGACGAGGCGATACGGTGCATTCAGTGCAAGAAGCCGGAGTGCGTGCCCGCGTGTCCTGTGGGTATCAATATCCCCGCCTTCATCAAGCTGGTCGAGGAGGGGGACGTTGCCGGCGCCGCCAAGAAGATCCGTGAAACCAACTTTCTGCCGGCCGCTTGCGGCCGTGTCTGTCCGCAGGATAAGCAGTGCGAGGCGGTGTGCGTGGTAGGCAAGAAAAACGACCCGGTCGGCATCGGCAATCTGGAGCGGTTTGTGGCCGACTACGAGCGCGAACACAAGCTGGACCGGATTCCGGAGATGCCGCCCTCTACCGGTAAGCGGGTCGCCGTCATCGGCTCCGGTCCGGCAGGGATGACCGCCGCATACGAGCTTTGCTCCCGCGGCCATGCGGTCACGGTGTTCGAGGCCTTCCACCGGGGCGGGGGTGTCATGGTCTACGGCATCCCGCGGTTCCGCCTGCCATTAGAGGTCATCGACGAGGATCTCAAGCTACTCGAAGATATGGGGGTCGAGTTTGTCTACAATATGGTCATCGGCAAGATCCTCACCATCGACGATCTGCTGGAGAAGGAAGGGTTTGATGCGGTCTTCATCGGGACCGGCGCGGGCCTGCCGAAGATGCTGGGCATTCCCGGCGAGAACCTGAACGGCATCTATTCCGCCAACGAGTATCTCACCAGGATCTACCTGATGCATGCCAATGAGTTTCCGCAGTATCCGACACCCCTCTACCAGGGGAAGAAGATGGCGGTCATCGGTGCAGGCAACACCGCCATGGACGTGCTCCGAACCGGCAAACGGCTTGGGGCAGATGTGACCTGCTATTATCGTCGCTCTCGCGAGGAGGCCCCGGCCCGGACCGAGGAGCTGGAGCACGCCGAACAGGAGTTTGTCGACTTCAAGTGGCTCTCGAATCCCGTGGAGTTCATCGGTGACGAGCGCCACTTCGTTCGGGGCATCAGGTGCGAGGTGATGAAGCTGTCCGAACCGGATGAGTCCGGCAGAAGAAAGCCGCTCCCCACCGGCGAGTATTTCGTCGATGAGGTGGACACGGTGGTCTTTTCGCTGGGGTGCGACGTCAACCCCATCATCCCCGGCGTGACGCCCGATCTTCGCACCAATAAATGGGGTGTTGTGATGGTGGACCCCACCACATATCACACCAGTAAAAAGGGAGTGTTCGCCGGCGGCGACGTCATCACGGGCGGCTCGACGGTCATCCTGGCCATGGGGCAGGCGAAACACGCGGCCAGGCACGTCCATGAATACCTGGTGGGCCAGTTCAACTACGAGCTGAACATCCCGACCGATCCCAATGCCCCCGGCATACAGTGGGAAGGGCGGTTTGCCATGGCGAAGCGGTAG
- a CDS encoding YicC family protein, producing MLNSMTGFGQGECVIASKRVVCELQSVNHRYLEARTRLPKRLGALELQILKSLQGRFARGRFDVTVLEEATDEQPCALRLNRPLAHAYLDAVKTLQSELGLAGSVTLELLLSRSDLFETDGEEPGTAASDWPTVATALEGAMNALAEMRRKEGEALEAALLGHLDLVEATVGPIAARAPEVVQGYKARLELRLQRLLDGKPLDPGRLEQEVAILAERSDIAEETTRVASHLQQCRELIRQPGPHGRRMEFLLQEMQREVNTIGAKANDIQISHDVVTLKGILEQLREQVQNVE from the coding sequence ATGCTGAACAGTATGACCGGGTTTGGGCAAGGGGAATGTGTCATTGCGTCCAAACGCGTCGTCTGCGAACTGCAGTCGGTCAATCATCGTTATCTGGAGGCCCGCACCCGGCTTCCGAAGCGACTTGGCGCCCTGGAGTTGCAGATTCTCAAGAGCCTCCAGGGGCGGTTTGCGCGAGGGCGGTTTGACGTCACGGTGCTTGAGGAGGCGACGGACGAGCAGCCCTGCGCTTTGCGCCTCAATCGCCCGCTGGCCCATGCCTACCTGGATGCCGTCAAGACGCTTCAGTCGGAGCTCGGTCTTGCGGGATCGGTGACGTTGGAACTGTTGCTGTCCCGATCCGACCTGTTTGAGACGGATGGGGAGGAGCCTGGGACGGCCGCCAGCGACTGGCCGACGGTGGCGACCGCGCTGGAGGGCGCGATGAACGCCCTTGCCGAGATGCGTCGGAAGGAGGGGGAGGCGCTCGAGGCCGCCCTGCTCGGTCACCTGGATCTGGTTGAAGCGACCGTGGGACCAATTGCGGCCCGCGCGCCGGAGGTGGTGCAGGGCTACAAGGCACGTCTGGAGCTTCGGCTCCAGCGCCTGCTGGATGGGAAACCGCTCGATCCGGGTCGACTTGAACAGGAGGTCGCCATCCTGGCCGAGCGTTCGGATATTGCGGAAGAGACGACGCGGGTCGCGAGCCATCTCCAGCAATGTCGGGAGCTCATTCGGCAACCGGGTCCACATGGCCGTCGGATGGAGTTTCTTTTGCAGGAAATGCAGCGGGAGGTCAATACCATCGGCGCCAAGGCGAACGATATCCAAATCTCGCATGATG
- a CDS encoding quinolinate synthase translates to MNVGGLVDVTEVSALLDLEAEIKQLKKDLRAVVLAHYYQDSEIQDVADVIGDSLQLSQQAAKTDAEVIVFAGVHFMAETAKILNPSKQVLLPDLQAGCSLAEGCPPDLFGRFKQKYPDHIVISYINCSAQVKAMSDIICTSSNAEKIINQIPKEQPILFAPDQNLGRYLIKKTGRDLTLWPGTCVVHEMFSEKKLIQLMLHHPHAKVLAHPECEAGVLQHADYIGSTSGILNYVKQSADTEFIIATEPGIIHQMEQACPNKVFIPAPPDGDCACNQCPHMRLNSLDKLYLCMKHRAPEIQLNEELRLRALRPIQRMLDMS, encoded by the coding sequence ATGAACGTCGGTGGCCTTGTGGACGTAACTGAGGTGAGCGCCCTGCTTGATCTCGAAGCCGAGATCAAGCAGCTCAAGAAAGATCTACGTGCGGTCGTCTTGGCGCATTACTACCAAGACTCTGAAATTCAGGACGTCGCCGACGTGATCGGCGACAGTCTGCAACTGTCCCAGCAGGCCGCCAAGACCGACGCCGAGGTCATCGTCTTCGCCGGCGTCCACTTTATGGCGGAGACGGCAAAGATTCTGAACCCCTCGAAGCAGGTCCTCCTCCCAGACTTACAGGCGGGGTGTTCGTTGGCGGAAGGCTGCCCGCCAGATCTCTTCGGACGTTTCAAGCAGAAATACCCGGACCACATCGTCATCAGCTACATCAATTGCAGCGCCCAGGTCAAGGCGATGAGCGATATCATCTGCACCTCCAGCAATGCCGAAAAGATCATCAACCAGATCCCGAAGGAGCAGCCGATTCTTTTTGCGCCAGATCAGAACCTGGGTCGCTACCTCATCAAGAAGACCGGACGGGATCTGACGTTATGGCCCGGCACCTGCGTGGTTCACGAGATGTTCTCTGAAAAGAAGCTGATACAGCTTATGCTGCATCACCCTCATGCAAAGGTGCTGGCGCATCCCGAATGCGAAGCCGGCGTGCTGCAACATGCCGATTATATTGGTTCAACGAGCGGGATCCTGAATTACGTCAAGCAGAGCGCGGATACCGAATTCATCATCGCCACCGAACCCGGCATCATTCATCAGATGGAGCAGGCCTGCCCGAACAAGGTCTTCATTCCCGCGCCTCCGGATGGGGATTGCGCCTGCAACCAATGCCCCCACATGCGACTCAACAGTTTGGACAAACTGTACCTGTGTATGAAACACCGTGCGCCGGAAATTCAACTTAATGAAGAGCTGCGGCTTCGCGCCCTGCGTCCGATCCAGCGTATGCTGGATATGAGTTAG
- the purU gene encoding formyltetrahydrofolate deformylase, translating into MTLNDRARLLISCPDRSGIVAAVSQCLFEQGANIVHSDQHTTDPEGGVFFMRIEFDLPELDGHRAELERAVEPVASRFRMDWRLEHAARVKPMAIFVSKEEHCLLELLWRWRAGDMAADIAMVVSNHTDLRGLVEGYGIPFHHIAVTRERQKQAEAAQIQLVESKVDLIVMARYMRILSPTFISRFPNRIINIHHSFLPAFVGADPYTQAHARGVKLIGATAHYATEALDAGPIIEQDVERVDHRHSVEDLKRIGRHVERMVLTRAVTWHLEDKVLVYGNKTVVFS; encoded by the coding sequence ATGACGTTAAACGATCGTGCTCGCCTGTTGATCTCATGTCCAGACCGTTCAGGCATCGTGGCGGCCGTCTCGCAGTGCCTGTTTGAACAGGGCGCCAATATTGTGCACTCGGATCAGCATACCACCGACCCGGAGGGAGGCGTCTTCTTCATGCGGATCGAGTTCGACCTCCCAGAACTGGACGGCCATCGCGCTGAGCTGGAAAGGGCCGTTGAGCCGGTCGCCAGCCGGTTCCGGATGGATTGGAGGCTGGAGCATGCCGCTCGCGTTAAGCCGATGGCCATCTTTGTGTCGAAGGAGGAACATTGCCTGTTGGAGCTACTTTGGCGGTGGAGGGCCGGCGATATGGCTGCAGACATCGCCATGGTGGTGAGCAATCACACCGACCTGCGCGGACTTGTCGAGGGCTACGGCATTCCTTTTCACCATATTGCGGTGACCCGTGAGCGCCAAAAGCAGGCCGAGGCCGCACAGATTCAACTGGTCGAAAGTAAGGTTGACCTGATCGTCATGGCCCGGTATATGCGGATCCTCTCGCCGACCTTCATTAGCCGGTTTCCCAACCGGATCATCAACATCCACCACAGCTTTTTACCGGCCTTTGTCGGGGCGGATCCCTATACGCAGGCCCATGCCCGCGGGGTCAAATTGATCGGCGCCACGGCGCATTACGCCACCGAGGCGTTGGATGCCGGGCCGATCATCGAGCAGGACGTGGAGCGGGTGGATCATCGTCACAGCGTGGAGGACCTCAAGCGGATCGGCCGACACGTGGAGCGGATGGTCCTGACGCGGGCCGTCACCTGGCACCTGGAGGATAAGGTGCTGGTGTACGGCAATAAGACCGTCGTATTTTCCTAG